In Panthera leo isolate Ple1 chromosome B3, P.leo_Ple1_pat1.1, whole genome shotgun sequence, a single genomic region encodes these proteins:
- the BDKRB2 gene encoding B2 bradykinin receptor: MFSSWRRHMFLSFHEDPVPTTATFGVEMLNITSQVLEPTLNGTSSQGCVYDEWRSWLNAIQAPFLWVLFVLAALENIFVLGVFCLHKSSCTVAEIYLGNLAAADLLLACGLPFWAITIAHNFDWLFGEVLCRVVNTMLYMNLYSSICFLMLVSIDRYLALVKTMSMGRMRGVRWAKLYSLVIWGCTLLLSSPMLAFRTMKEYTAEGYNVTACLIVYPSRTWEVFTNVLLNSVGFLLPLVVITFCTAQIMKVLRNNEMQKFKEIQTERKATVLVLAVLLLFVTCWLPFQVSTFLDTLLRLNILSGCWDEHIVDVFTQIASYMAYSNSCLNPLVYVIVGKRFRKKSREVFRGLCQKGGCVSEATKTENSMGTLRTSVSVERQIHRLPEWVGNSQ, translated from the coding sequence cgtcgaaatgctcaacatcacctcGCAGGTGCTCGAGCCCACTCTCAACGGGACGTCGTCCCAGGGCTGCGTCTACGACGAGTGGAGGAGCTGGCTCAACGCCATCCAGGCTCCCTTCCTCTGGGTCCTGTTCGTGCTGGCGGCCCTCGAGAACATCTTCGTCCTCGGCGTCTTCTGCCTGCACAAGAGCAGCTGCACGGTGGCCGAGATCTACCTGGGCAACCTGGCCGCGGCGGACCTGCTCCTGGCCTGCGGGCTGCCCTTCTGGGCCATCACCATCGCCCACAACTTCGACTGGCTTTTTGGGGAGGTCCTCTGCCGCGTGGTGAACACCATGCTCTACATGAATCTGTACAGCAGCATCTGCTTCCTGATGCTGGTGAGCATCGACCGCTACCTGGCCCTGGTGAAAACCATGTCCATGGGCCGGATGCGCGGGGTGCGCTGGGCCAAACTCTACAGCCTGGTGATCTGGGGGTGCACGCTGCTCCTGAGTTCGCCCATGCTGGCCTTCCGGACCATGAAGGAGTACACGGCCGAGGGCTACAACGTCACGGCCTGCCTCATCGTCTACCCGTCGCGCACCTGGGAGGTGTTCACCAACGTGCTCCTGAACTCCGTGGGCTTCCTGTTGCCCCTGGTCGTCATCACCTTCTGCACGGCACAGATCATGAAGGTGCTGCGCAACAACGAGATGCAGAAGTTCAAGGAGATCCAGACGGAGAGGAAGGCCACGGTGCTGGTCCTGGCCGTGCTGCTGCTGTTTGTCACCTGCTGGCTGCCTTTCCAGGTCAGCACCTTCCTGGACACGCTGCTGCGCCTCAACATCCTGTCCGGCTGCTGGGATGAGCACATCGTCGACGTCTTCACGCAGATCGCGTCCTACATGGCCTACAGCAACAGCTGCCTCAACCCGCTGGTGTACGTGATCGTGGGCAAGCGCTTCCGCAAGAAGTCACGGGAGGTGTTCCGGGGACTGTGCCAGAAGGGGGGCTGCGTGTCGGAGGCCACCAAGACGGAGAACTCCATGGGCACGCTACGGACCTCCGTCTCGGTGGAACGCCAGATTCACAGACTGCCCGAGTGGGTGGGGAACAGCCAGTGA